The genomic stretch CCCGTGCAATGCATCGGAAGGATTAGCGCTCGACTTGATGTTTATCAAGGAATGGCTTGACGTCTTGCGATCTGCGCAAAGGCACTTGTCATGCGGAAACAATTTTGTCCGACCTGCCCTTTGAAGTTTGATCAAAGTCAAAGAGGATGCCTTCGGGTGTCGGCAATCGAGAGGTGTGACGCGCTTCTTGATGAGGGATCATGCCATGGCGAGCCAGAAAATATCGACCACCAGTGATCAGAACCGCGCTTTGGGCCTGAGCACATTTGCGTTCACCATCTGCTTTGCTGTGTGGACGATCTTCGCGATCGCCGGAATCGAGATCAAGGCCGAGCTCGGTCTGAGCGATACGCAGTTTGGCCTGCTGGTCGGCACCCCGATCCTGACCGGATCGCTCAGCCGTCTGTTGCTGGGCGTCTGGACCGATCAGCATGGCGGGCGGATCGTCTTTCCGCTCACAATGCTTGCCTCGGCGCTTTCGACTTTCCTGCTTTCCTACGCCGAAAGCTATCTGGTCATGCTACTGGCCGCGCTGGGATTGGGCCTTGCTGGCGGCGGTTTTGCGGTTGGCGTTGCCTATGTTTCAAAGTTCTACCCACTTGAGAAGCAGGGCTCGGCGCTTGGCTTTTTCGGCATGGGCAATGTCGGGGCCGCCGTGACCAAATTCCTCGCCCCCTGGGTCATGGTGGCGGTGGGCTGGCAGGGCGTCGCGCAGGTGTGGGCGGGCGCGCTCGCGCTGGTTGCTGTGCTGTTTTATATCTTTGCCAAGGACGACCCCGAATTCGCCGCACGCAAAATTAGCGGTGCCAAAGCACGGGGTTTGCTCGAACAGCTTGAACCGCTGCGTAACGAGCAGGTTTGGCGCTTCTCGCTTTATTACTTTTTCGTCTTCGGTGCCTTCGTAGCATTGGCGTTGTGGCTGCCTGCGTACATGGTCGGCCTTTATGGAATCGACGTGAAGCTGGCGGGTATGCTTGCAGCAACCTTCTCGCTCTCGGCCAGTGTGTTCCGAGCCTATGGCGGCGTACTGTCGGACAAATATGGCGCACGCAAGGTCATGTATGCGACCTTTGGCGTGTCACTGGTCTGCCTGTTCATGCTGTCCTATCCGGCGACCGACTATGTTATTCACGGGATCGAAGGGGACATCACCTTCTCAACGTCGATGAGCTTGGTGCCCTTCGTGATTACTGTCTTTGTGCTCGGTTTCTTCATGTCGCTCGGCAAGGCGGCGGTCTACAAGCACATCCCGGTCTATTACCCCGAGAATGTCGGTTCGGTCGGCGGGCTGGTTGGTCTGGTCGGCGGCCTCGGCGGCTTCATCCTGCCGATCGTGTTCGGCGCGGTGAGCGACCTTACCGGCATCTGGACCAGTTGCTTCATGGTCTTGTTCGCTCTGGTCGGCATTGCGCTCACCTGGATGCATATCGCCATCCGTCAGATGGAACAGAAAGCGAGCGGGATGGATACCCGTACGCTGCCTGAATTCCCTGAAATGGCTGGCTTGCATGACGAGGCAAAACATGCGGCCGCCACGCCGAGCAAAGTTCTGGTCGAGTGGAAACCGGAAGATGCCGATTTCTGGGAGCAGACCGGAGAAAAGATCGCACGGCGCAATCTCTACATCTCGATCCCTGCATTGCTGCTCGCCTTCTCTGTGTGGATGGTGTGGTCGATGGTGGTCGCGAAGTTGCCTTCCATCGGCTTTGATTACACCACCGACCAGCTGTTCTGGCTGGCCGCGCTACCCGGACTTTCTGGTGCGACCTTGCGGATATTCTACAGCTTCGTGGTGCCGATCTTCGGTGGACGGCTGTGGACCACCATGTCCACCGCATCGCTGCTGATCCCGGCCTTTGGCATCGGCTATGCAGTCCAGAACCCGGATACGCCTTACATCATCTTCCTGGTTCTGGCGCTGCTGTGTGGTTTCGGTGGCGGCAATTTCGCCTCCTCCATGTCGAATATCAGCTTCTTCTACCCCAAGGCGCAGAAGGGGAATGCGCTGGCGCTCAATGCCGGTCTCGGCAATCTCGGTGTCTCGGTCATGCAGTTCCTCGTCCCTATCGTCATCGTGGCGGGCGTGTTCGGCGCGCTGGGCGGCGAGCCACAGCAGACCGCCGATGGCGGCGAGCTGTGGTTGCAGAACGCGGGCTTCATCTGGGTGCCGTTCATCATGACTTCCACCCTGCTCGCATGGTTCGGGATGAACGACATTGCTGATGCCAAGGCCAGCTTTGCCGAACAGTCGGTGATCTTCCAGCGCAAGCACAACTGGCTGATGTGCTGGCTCTACACCGGCACCTTCGGCAGCTTCATCGGATTTTCCGCCGGCCTGCCGCTGCTCGCCAAACAGCAATTCCCCGATGTTAATGTCCTCCAGTTTGTCTTCCTCGGACCTTTGGTCGGCGCGCTCAGCCGTGCGGCTACCGGTTGGGTTTCGGACAAGTGGGGTGGTGCACGGGTTACGTTCTGGGTGTTCGTGCTCATGATGCTCGGCGTGCTCGGCGTGATGTATTTTATTCAGGCCGCCAGCTGGTGGGGTTTCCTCGGCATGTTCATCTTCATGTTCTTCATGACGGGTGTCGGCAACGCCTCCACCTTCCAGATGATCCCCAACATCATGCGCGCCGAAGTGCCCCGGTTGATGCCCGAGCTTTCGGGTGAAGCCAGCCTGCGCCAGTCGGAAAAGGAATCCGCCGCAATCGTCGGGTTTACTTCGGCCATCGCAGCTTACGGGGCCTTCTTCATCCCGAAAAGCTTTGGCAGCGCCATCGCAGCGACTGGCTCTCCGATGCCGGCTTTGTGGGGCTTTCTAATCTTCTACGCCAGCTGTGCGGCGCTGACCTGGTGGGCCTACGCCCGCCGTGGTGGCCTGCTGCACGATATTGAACGCAGGGCTGCACCTGCACGGGCTTCATCCACCGCCCCGCTCAAAGGAGCAACAGCATGAGCAAGCTTCTCGACCGCCTGACCTTCTTCAATCAGAAGAAAGTCGCCTTTTCCGAAGGCCACGGTGTGACCACCAATGAAAACCGGGACTGGGAAGACAGCTATCGCAAACGCTGGCAGCACGACAAAATCGTGCGCAGCACCCACGGGGTGAACTGCACCGGATCGTGCAGCTGGAAAATCTACGTCAAGGGCGGCATCATCACCTGGGAAACCCAGCAAACCGACTATCCGCGCACTCGGCCCGATCTGCCCAACCATGAGCCACGCGGTTGCCCGCGCGGGGCCAGCTACAGCTGGTACATCTATTCGGCGCAGCGGCTGAAATACCCGATGGTGCGTTCGCGCCTTTTGAAGCTGTGGCGCGAGGCCCGCGTGGTGCGCACTCCGGTGGCTGCGTGGGCCTCGATTGTCGAGGATCCCATAAAGCGCAAGAGCTACACCGCAATCCGCGGCCATGGCGGCATGGTGCGTTCGACCTGGGATGAGGTTAACGAGATCATTGCCGCAGCCAACGCATACACTGCCAAGACTTATGGCCCCGATCGGGTTATCGGCTTCTCGCCAATCCCGGCGATGTCGATGATCAGCTATGCGGCGGGCTCGCGCTATCTATCGCTGCTCGGCGGCACCTGCATGAGTTTTTACGACTGGTATTGCGATCTTCCGCCATCGAGCCCGCAGACCTGGGGCGAACAGACCGACGTTCCAGAGAGTGCGGACTGGTACAATGCCGGGTTCCTGATGATGTGGGGATCGAACGTGCCGCAAACGCGTACGCCAGACGCTCACTTCATGACCGAGGCACGCTATCGCGGCACCAAGGTGGCCGTGGTCAGCCCGGACTATGCCGAGGCGACAAAGTTCGCCGACCTGTGGCTCAACCCCAAGCAGGGCACAGATGCAGCTCTGGCGATGGCGATGGGCCATGTGATCCTGCGCGAATACCATCTCGACCGGCAGGCGGAATATTTCGAGGAATACTGCCGCAAATATTCCGACATGCCGATGCTGGTGCGGATGGTTGAGAAAGACGGCGCCTATGTGCCGGAAAACCTGCTGCGCGCCGCCGATTTCCTCGACGGCCTGAGCGAAGAAAACAATCCCGACTGGAAGACGGTCGCCATCGACGACAATACTGACGAAGTGGTTGCACCCAATGGCTCCGCCGGCTTCCGTTGGGGCGAGCAAGGAAAATGGAACCTTGAGGAGAAAGACGGACGCGGAAACGACACCGTCTTGCGGCTGACCAACATCCTCGAAGGCAATCACGACGAGGTAATCGAAGTTTCCTTCCCTTATTTCGGCAACCGCGAACACGATCATTTCGAGGGCACCGATCACCCCAGCGTGCTCAACCGCCGGGTGCCGGTGCGCCAGTTACAACTGAAGGACGGCAAGGCTTTCGTCGCCACCGTCTTCGACCTGTTCTGCGCCAATTACGGTCTCGATCGCGGCCTGGGCGGCGAACATGTCGCCCGCGATTACGGCGCGATGGTGCCATACACTCCGGCTTGGGCTGAAAAGATCACCGGCGTACCGGCTGATCAGATCATTACCATTGCGCGCGAATTTGCGGGCAATGCCGAGATCACCAAGGGCAAGTCGATGGTGATCCTGGGGGCGGGGCTCAACCACTGGTATCACATGGACATGAACTATCGCGGCATCATCA from Altererythrobacter epoxidivorans encodes the following:
- a CDS encoding nitrate/nitrite transporter — translated: MASQKISTTSDQNRALGLSTFAFTICFAVWTIFAIAGIEIKAELGLSDTQFGLLVGTPILTGSLSRLLLGVWTDQHGGRIVFPLTMLASALSTFLLSYAESYLVMLLAALGLGLAGGGFAVGVAYVSKFYPLEKQGSALGFFGMGNVGAAVTKFLAPWVMVAVGWQGVAQVWAGALALVAVLFYIFAKDDPEFAARKISGAKARGLLEQLEPLRNEQVWRFSLYYFFVFGAFVALALWLPAYMVGLYGIDVKLAGMLAATFSLSASVFRAYGGVLSDKYGARKVMYATFGVSLVCLFMLSYPATDYVIHGIEGDITFSTSMSLVPFVITVFVLGFFMSLGKAAVYKHIPVYYPENVGSVGGLVGLVGGLGGFILPIVFGAVSDLTGIWTSCFMVLFALVGIALTWMHIAIRQMEQKASGMDTRTLPEFPEMAGLHDEAKHAAATPSKVLVEWKPEDADFWEQTGEKIARRNLYISIPALLLAFSVWMVWSMVVAKLPSIGFDYTTDQLFWLAALPGLSGATLRIFYSFVVPIFGGRLWTTMSTASLLIPAFGIGYAVQNPDTPYIIFLVLALLCGFGGGNFASSMSNISFFYPKAQKGNALALNAGLGNLGVSVMQFLVPIVIVAGVFGALGGEPQQTADGGELWLQNAGFIWVPFIMTSTLLAWFGMNDIADAKASFAEQSVIFQRKHNWLMCWLYTGTFGSFIGFSAGLPLLAKQQFPDVNVLQFVFLGPLVGALSRAATGWVSDKWGGARVTFWVFVLMMLGVLGVMYFIQAASWWGFLGMFIFMFFMTGVGNASTFQMIPNIMRAEVPRLMPELSGEASLRQSEKESAAIVGFTSAIAAYGAFFIPKSFGSAIAATGSPMPALWGFLIFYASCAALTWWAYARRGGLLHDIERRAAPARASSTAPLKGATA